From the Neomonachus schauinslandi unplaced genomic scaffold, ASM220157v2 HiC_scaffold_643, whole genome shotgun sequence genome, the window ATGCCTGGACCCCAGGCTCAGGCCAACATCTGAAAGAGAGATTCAAAGATAAGATTTCCTGACTGCCAACGTGGTGCCAAGCTCTAGGTGGGTGCTGTTCATGTAGAACACAGAATTTAATCCCCACCATACCCTGCAAGGAAGGGTCCGCTATGATCTCCaatttatagaagaggaaatcaaGATGCAGAACAGGCAGTTGTAAGACAGTGGCTTCATAGGCTCCGAACCCCAGAGTACTCCCCTGTACCTGTCAGCCCAGGCCTCTCCCCACCCGTGGACCCTGTTCCCCCAGACTTGGTTCTTCCAAGTCTCCCCCCACCGCGTCGTGTAACCCAGGCTGGAGACACAGCCTGACTATACAGACCCGGTAGGTGCAGGTCCCCGAGACCTCGGACTCAGGACCTCAGCCTAAGACTAGATCCAGGACCCCAGACTTAATACTAGAGCTCCAAGACGCCAGAAAGCAGAGCCTACTCTCAAAACTTCCAATGCCACACTCAAGATCAACCCCGGACTCTGACCCGGACCTCAGAACCCAGCCTGAAGACGTAACTCCACCTAAAGCTAGGAGTTAAGACCCCGGTCCTCTCGCAGACCCCAGCCTCAAGACTTCAGACCCCCTTCTTTAGCCGCCAGCTCCAGACCCCGCTCTGCCCCCGCCGGGACACTCACTTTCCAAACCGAGGTGGCCTCAGACCGCGAGGCCCCCCAGAACCCCACGCCCCCAGCCGGACAGTCCTCCACCCGCCGCGGCTCGCCGATTCCCGGCCGCGGCGCCGGCAGGTCTGTCCGCGCAGCTCTCGGACCTACTGGGCTTGCGCGCGTTTGCGGGGGcctgctgggaaatgtagttctccCAGCTAGCCTCGCCGTGCGGGAGCGCTAGGTGTCGGAATCAAGGGTTCGAATCCCGGGCCTCAGTTTACACAGAGTGGGAGTCCCGGCTGGCCTCTGGACCTATTTCCTCAATTACAAATTGGGATTAGTGATCACTGCCTGCCATCTACGGCTGTGGGCATGATTCCAACGGATGGCAGATAGGAAGAAATGGGACTGGGAAATATTAAAGTGAGAGGCGGTCTCTTTCTACTCGAGAGACACCGGAAGCAGCGCAGGGACCCTAATGTAGACGGACTTCCGGTTTCGCTCACAGTAGGGGGGCGGAATGGCAAGTCCTGGCCTAACTTTCCATCCCTGAGCTTCGCTTCCTCAATTaaactggggataataatagtacctacctcctaCTTGTGAGGACTAAACGAGATCGAGCTGGTTACGGATTTAGCAAAAGGGCTGGGATATAATGAGTCTATTAGGTATTCCCGAATTACTTTTAGACTTTCATTAATTGCTCATTGAATAGAATCAGGAATGCATAAGGCGTGATCTTAAAGTAAGTGATAACTGAAGAAGggcaataagtaaatgaaatatctCGAAAGTCCCCTCTTAACAGTAACAGGATatctaaaagttttaaagaaggCACCCTGAACGCCTAAGACTGGAATAGTACATTTCCCAGAAATCTCTAGGAGCCTACAACTCCCAAGCACCCCTTGGCCGCTGTCGTCTCCCGGAAAAGGGCACGTGCCGGCAGTCAGCATACGTCATGGCGGCCAGACGTCTCTTTGGGGCTACGTGGACCTGGGCCGGCTGGCGGGCCCGGGAGCTCCCGGTCCCTGCCGAGCCTGGAAGGCTCCTGGTACGGGGTTATGCCAAGAGACCGGGTGAGCTGGGTTAAGAGGGACCCAGAGGGGAGAGGTTTGGGACATTGGGGAGTTAGTAGTGCGCAGGCGCTGGCTTGGGAGGTGCTTCCTAGAATCAGTGCGCAAGCGCAAAGAGGCAGGCGCTGAGCTATGTGCGCAGGCGCAGTTTGAGGTACCTGGGCCGTGATTGGACTCACTGCGCAGGTGCGGGGTGTTTTTCTTGcggtggccgggggggggggggggggcggtgtccTGAGCTTGGGTTCCAGTCCTGGCTGGGCCTTTTAAAGGCactatgtgatcttgagcaagtcgcCACCGGAACTTTGAGGACGCAGTGGGGCCCAGCTGAGGTTTAGCCACTGAAGCAAAGGCAGAATCACCCGGGTATAGCCTGGCCTGACCTCCTTTGTTGGAAGGAGGGAATTGACAAAATGTGGGGCCTTCAAGACGCATACCAGCCCTTTTTCCGTGAGATAAACAGAATTGGAAAGCAATGACCTGGTCACTGTAAGCGTCAGTGTTTAATGCAGTATCCACGTCCCACTTAAAATCATCTTGGGTGCAGCAGACCGTCTAGTCAGGGGCCGGGGTCCACCTGGAGAAAGAGGGGTCAGAAGGGAAGGCCAGCCTCCCGAAGACGCAGCTGGCAGAAATgactctctcccaccccccagtcATGAAGGGGGGCAAAGGCGGCAAAGGTGGAGTGGCCAGTGAGGCCCTGAAGGACCCAGACGTGTGCACAGACCCCGTCCGACTCACCACACATGCCATGGGTGTCAACATCTACAAGGAGGGCCAGGACGTGGTCCTGAAGCCAGACGCGGAGTACCCCGAGTGGTGAGTGAGCCAGGCTGGAGAGCCCCGAGAGCGCATGCCAGGGCAAGGTCTCAGATCTGAGGTTTCCATAGggcctccctggggaggggagccgTGACTCAAGACCTGAGTGGGTGGAAGGAGCTTTAAAGGTAGAGGGAAGAGtccgtgcaaaggccctggggcaggactgcACCTGGTTTGTTAGCAGAACAGCAGGACGTGAAGGTGGAGAATAGAGggagatggggcagggaggggatggaTCTTGGCCTTTGCAGGGCCAGGGGGGATACAGGGAAGATTTCGCTCTTGGCCCCAGGACCAGTAGCAGGACATTGAAGCCATTGACCTGTGCTGATCCTTAAAGCTTAGGGAAGCTTCCGAAAGGTTGAGCGGGTGGGTGGGGAGGTGTTCCCGGCACAGACGATGGCCAGGAGGCAGCACAAGACTTGGTGTGTGCCCACCTCCAGTACCAGCGCCACTGGGATGGGGCAGCTTTTCCACAGCCAGGAACCCAGCTCGGGGTGGGAGGGCGTGCCCCGGGATCATGCCGCCACCATGTGGCTGGGGGGCCCATCCTGCTGCCACCTCTGCCCACGGTGCCCGGGGTGGGGGACCTCTGGGGGTCTGCCCTGCCTCCCTGACTCCTGCCCACGCCACGGCAGGCTGTTCCAGATGAACGTGGGCCCCCCCAAGAAGCTAGAGGAGCTG encodes:
- the LOC110593894 gene encoding 39S ribosomal protein L54, mitochondrial, with amino-acid sequence MAARRLFGATWTWAGWRARELPVPAEPGRLLVRGYAKRPVMKGGKGGKGGVASEALKDPDVCTDPVRLTTHAMGVNIYKEGQDVVLKPDAEYPEWLFQMNVGPPKKLEELDPESREYWRLLRKHNIWRHNRLSKNQKF